A stretch of the Bacillus sp. FJAT-18017 genome encodes the following:
- a CDS encoding DUF2768 domain-containing protein → MSPALMKMWISFVGMGLMAISLLTIYLSRFKLKGVLRIITAVIAYGLMVLSGIIIFLVVMSGPTSE, encoded by the coding sequence TTGTCACCAGCATTGATGAAAATGTGGATTTCGTTTGTTGGAATGGGCCTAATGGCTATTTCTTTGCTTACAATCTACCTGAGCAGATTTAAATTAAAAGGCGTTCTTCGTATAATAACAGCAGTAATAGCTTATGGGCTGATGGTGCTTTCCGGCATTATTATTTTCCTGGTCGTCATGAGCGGGCCGACAAGTGAATAG
- a CDS encoding DUF5359 family protein: MKTVERILLKIAVIQFLFLLLSQLIFHWYGLLPGVLPISKYEGTEAGTYSEFLQTFQGE; encoded by the coding sequence ATGAAAACCGTTGAACGTATCCTCTTGAAAATTGCCGTTATTCAGTTTCTGTTTTTACTTTTGTCCCAGTTGATTTTTCATTGGTATGGTCTTTTGCCTGGGGTGCTTCCAATATCAAAATATGAAGGGACAGAGGCCGGAACCTATTCGGAATTTCTGCAAACCTTTCAAGGAGAGTAG
- a CDS encoding YIEGIA family protein, giving the protein MTEYTYPILAGLIVGLIARLYMLRTDYRQYPTYLHGKIIHVAVGFIAAGLGTVVVPSIMEKEFTAVTFLTIAASQFREVRNMERNTLSVLDEYELVKRGNTYIEGIAVAFESRNYLVILTSFAVTFAYLWINLVGAIIAAILALIAVKFLMSGGTIEKIADIEYVQPRFEGPGLYVDTVYMMNIGLPARRQEILENGMGFILKPKNANSKITLSNLGQRQAILHDVSTALGIYRDSGTPALVPLAKRDLKDGRLAVFVLPQERDKQKAIDIIGAVPTLENAIRMPSKKLQE; this is encoded by the coding sequence ATGACTGAATACACGTATCCCATACTGGCAGGGCTTATTGTAGGTTTGATTGCTCGTCTGTACATGCTGCGTACTGACTATCGCCAGTATCCAACATATCTTCATGGTAAAATTATTCATGTTGCAGTTGGCTTTATAGCAGCTGGACTTGGGACTGTCGTTGTTCCTTCTATTATGGAGAAAGAATTTACGGCAGTGACATTTTTAACGATTGCCGCCTCGCAATTTCGCGAAGTCAGGAATATGGAGCGGAATACACTAAGTGTGCTTGATGAGTATGAGCTCGTAAAACGTGGGAACACGTATATAGAGGGAATTGCGGTTGCGTTTGAAAGCCGGAATTACTTGGTGATCCTCACTTCCTTTGCCGTAACGTTTGCATACTTGTGGATAAATTTAGTTGGCGCAATTATTGCTGCCATACTTGCGCTTATAGCGGTAAAGTTCCTGATGTCGGGGGGGACTATTGAAAAAATAGCCGATATCGAATATGTACAGCCCCGATTTGAAGGCCCTGGTTTATATGTTGATACGGTTTATATGATGAATATTGGTCTTCCTGCCCGCAGGCAGGAAATACTTGAGAATGGAATGGGTTTTATTTTAAAACCGAAGAATGCCAACTCGAAAATTACTTTGTCTAATTTAGGTCAACGGCAGGCAATTCTCCATGATGTCTCGACTGCTCTTGGAATTTACAGGGATTCAGGTACTCCGGCGCTCGTTCCTTTGGCAAAAAGGGATCTCAAGGATGGACGCCTGGCAGTTTTTGTTCTCCCTCAAGAAAGGGATAAACAAAAAGCAATTGATATTATTGGAGCAGTTCCAACGCTTGAGAATGCCATTCGGATGCCTTCGAAAAAATTACAAGAGTAG
- the rpsA gene encoding 30S ribosomal protein S1 has product MSEDMNQIEVGSFEIGDRVTGQVTKVEEKQVLVDIQNSKLDGIIPISELSSIHIEKASDAVAEGDTLELEVLKVEEEALILSKRKVDAVKAWDELEQKFQSGEVFTAEVKDVVKGGLVVDLGVRGFVPASLVEAYFVEDFSDYKGRELSFKIVELDKEKNRLILSHRAVVEEEKGKKKQGLLENLQPGQVIEGTVQRITDFGAFVDIGGIDGLVHISQLSHEHVEKPGDVVEEGQQVQVKVLSVDRDNERISLSIKETLPGPWSNIAEKAAKGSVLTGTVRRIVSYGAFVEVFPGVEGLVHISQIAHKHIATPHEALKEGQEVQVKVLEVSENDQRLSLSIKDLLEKDYEENTDYELPEESKGFQLSELLGDKLKNLKK; this is encoded by the coding sequence ATGTCGGAAGATATGAATCAGATTGAAGTAGGATCTTTTGAGATCGGGGATCGCGTGACTGGGCAAGTGACTAAGGTTGAGGAAAAACAAGTTCTCGTAGACATCCAGAACAGCAAACTTGACGGAATCATTCCTATTAGCGAATTGTCCAGCATCCATATTGAAAAAGCATCGGATGCTGTTGCCGAAGGCGATACACTTGAACTGGAGGTCCTTAAAGTTGAAGAAGAGGCCCTTATCCTTTCCAAGCGCAAGGTAGATGCTGTCAAAGCGTGGGACGAGCTTGAACAGAAATTCCAAAGCGGCGAAGTCTTCACCGCTGAGGTAAAGGATGTTGTAAAGGGCGGCCTCGTAGTTGACCTGGGAGTCCGTGGATTTGTACCTGCATCCCTGGTTGAAGCTTACTTTGTAGAAGACTTCTCCGACTATAAAGGGAGGGAGCTGTCCTTTAAGATTGTCGAGCTTGATAAGGAAAAGAACAGGCTCATCCTATCCCACCGTGCCGTGGTTGAAGAGGAAAAAGGCAAAAAGAAACAAGGCTTGCTGGAAAACCTCCAGCCTGGTCAAGTAATCGAAGGAACAGTTCAAAGGATTACTGACTTTGGCGCGTTTGTAGATATTGGTGGAATCGACGGTCTTGTCCATATTTCCCAGCTTTCGCATGAACATGTTGAAAAACCAGGCGATGTTGTTGAGGAAGGGCAACAGGTACAAGTGAAAGTCCTAAGTGTAGACAGGGATAATGAAAGAATTTCTTTATCAATTAAAGAAACTCTTCCAGGGCCATGGTCAAATATCGCTGAGAAGGCTGCTAAAGGAAGCGTCCTAACTGGCACCGTCCGCAGAATTGTATCGTATGGAGCTTTTGTTGAAGTCTTCCCTGGTGTTGAAGGGCTTGTGCATATTTCCCAGATTGCACACAAGCACATTGCAACTCCTCATGAGGCTTTAAAAGAAGGCCAGGAAGTACAAGTAAAAGTTCTGGAAGTCAGTGAGAATGATCAGCGGCTCAGCTTAAGCATTAAGGATTTACTGGAAAAGGATTACGAGGAAAATACCGACTATGAATTGCCAGAGGAATCAAAAGGCTTCCAGCTTAGCGAACTGCTCGGTGACAAGCTCAAAAATCTTAAAAAATAA
- a CDS encoding lysophospholipid acyltransferase family protein, protein MAFYDFAKNVVKLALKPVYRYEIIGQENVPKDGGVLLCSNHIENFDPLLVGITTKRPVHFMAKEEIFKVPVLKNVVLMCNAFPVKRGMSDREALRKGLNVLKEGKVLGLFPEGTRSKTGELGKGLAGAGFFALRSSAHVVPCAIIGPYKAFSKLKVVYGKPIDMEKVRMEKASADVVTELIMSEIRKLIDEHKGVSA, encoded by the coding sequence ATGGCGTTCTATGATTTTGCAAAAAACGTTGTCAAGCTAGCCCTTAAGCCTGTATATAGGTATGAAATAATTGGCCAGGAGAATGTACCTAAGGATGGCGGAGTCCTCTTATGTTCAAATCATATCGAGAATTTTGACCCCCTATTGGTTGGAATCACCACCAAACGCCCGGTTCATTTTATGGCCAAGGAAGAGATTTTTAAAGTGCCAGTGCTGAAGAATGTCGTGCTAATGTGCAACGCTTTTCCTGTGAAACGGGGAATGAGTGACCGGGAAGCATTAAGAAAAGGATTAAATGTTTTAAAGGAAGGAAAGGTTTTAGGTTTGTTTCCAGAGGGAACTAGAAGCAAGACGGGGGAATTGGGCAAGGGTCTGGCAGGTGCCGGATTTTTCGCACTCCGTTCAAGTGCGCATGTAGTTCCATGCGCCATCATCGGCCCCTATAAGGCTTTTTCCAAATTAAAAGTCGTTTATGGCAAGCCAATTGATATGGAAAAAGTAAGAATGGAAAAGGCTTCTGCCGATGTTGTAACTGAATTAATCATGTCGGAAATACGTAAACTTATTGATGAACACAAAGGTGTTTCCGCTTGA
- the cmk gene encoding (d)CMP kinase — protein sequence METKISIAIDGPAAAGKSTVAKILAERLSYIYIDTGAMYRALTYKALKNGVDLENEESLIDMLLSSTIELFPSEKGQLVFLDKQEVTSDIRTSEVTNSVSIVSRHRKVREEMVRRQQQFAENGGVVMDGRDIGTHVLPNAEVKVFLLASVEERASRRHSENLLKGFESDLETLKREIAARDKLDSEREVAPLVKAADAVEIDTTSLSIEEVADSIMSLVKERVGK from the coding sequence ATGGAAACGAAAATTTCAATCGCAATTGATGGCCCTGCAGCGGCAGGTAAAAGTACAGTAGCTAAAATACTGGCTGAAAGGCTCTCTTATATTTATATTGATACTGGAGCGATGTATAGGGCTCTTACCTATAAAGCACTGAAAAATGGGGTTGACCTCGAAAATGAAGAAAGCTTAATTGATATGCTGCTTAGCTCAACTATTGAGCTTTTTCCTTCAGAAAAAGGGCAGCTCGTATTTCTTGATAAGCAAGAGGTAACCTCTGATATACGAACTTCAGAAGTTACCAACTCGGTATCCATTGTGTCGAGGCATCGCAAGGTTAGGGAAGAAATGGTACGGAGACAGCAGCAATTCGCTGAAAATGGCGGCGTTGTTATGGATGGCAGAGACATTGGCACACATGTCCTTCCAAATGCAGAAGTAAAGGTGTTTTTACTTGCCAGTGTTGAGGAACGGGCTTCAAGAAGGCATTCCGAGAATCTATTAAAAGGTTTTGAATCAGATCTCGAAACGCTCAAAAGAGAAATTGCGGCAAGGGATAAACTTGATTCGGAACGGGAAGTCGCACCGTTAGTCAAAGCTGCAGATGCAGTTGAAATTGATACAACATCCCTTTCGATTGAAGAAGTTGCTGACTCGATAATGTCATTAGTGAAGGAAAGAGTGGGAAAATAA
- the sleB gene encoding spore cortex-lytic enzyme: MLLCLPVLFGPGEKAEAFSNQVIQHGAIGEDVIELQSRLKYIGFYTGKIDGVFGWRTYWALRNFQYEFGLPIDGIAGKDTKAKLVKTTKYNAKGAGGKNTSAPAKPTATNVPNGFSQNDIKLMSNAVYGEARGEPYEGQVAVAAVILNRLESSTFPDTISGVIFEPLAFTAVADGQIWLTPNDTARKAVMDAINGWDPTGNATYYFNPETATSKWIWSRPQIKRIGKHIFCK, encoded by the coding sequence ATGTTGTTATGCCTTCCTGTGCTTTTTGGGCCAGGAGAAAAAGCAGAGGCGTTCAGCAATCAGGTCATTCAGCATGGTGCGATTGGAGAGGATGTGATTGAGCTCCAATCAAGGCTGAAATACATTGGATTTTACACGGGGAAGATAGATGGGGTTTTTGGCTGGAGGACCTATTGGGCTCTAAGGAATTTCCAATATGAATTTGGATTGCCTATAGACGGTATCGCAGGCAAGGACACTAAGGCAAAGCTTGTAAAAACAACAAAGTATAACGCCAAAGGTGCAGGCGGGAAAAATACATCCGCACCCGCCAAGCCTACTGCAACAAATGTTCCAAACGGCTTTTCGCAAAATGATATTAAACTCATGTCAAACGCGGTTTATGGAGAAGCGAGAGGGGAGCCTTATGAAGGCCAGGTTGCAGTTGCGGCGGTCATTCTCAACAGGCTTGAAAGCTCAACTTTTCCAGATACCATTTCAGGAGTTATTTTTGAACCACTCGCGTTTACCGCTGTAGCGGATGGACAAATTTGGCTTACACCGAATGATACGGCAAGAAAAGCTGTAATGGATGCGATCAATGGCTGGGATCCTACGGGGAATGCAACATATTACTTCAATCCCGAAACAGCAACTAGCAAATGGATTTGGTCAAGGCCCCAAATCAAAAGGATTGGCAAGCATATATTCTGTAAATAA
- a CDS encoding YpzI family protein — protein sequence MGKDRQEKKLRESGRVESDRDQDLGYPGATGLQTPEEARKMNYKK from the coding sequence ATGGGAAAGGACAGGCAGGAAAAAAAGCTGAGGGAAAGCGGCAGAGTCGAATCAGACCGTGATCAGGATTTAGGTTACCCAGGTGCTACAGGGCTTCAAACACCCGAGGAAGCAAGGAAGATGAATTACAAGAAATGA
- a CDS encoding capping complex subunit for YIEGIA: MSLEKFILAVVTTNPAKVSGGASVFHCSGKEEMDTMTANLEAILDGIAHALGEELYIIVKH, translated from the coding sequence GTGAGCCTTGAAAAGTTCATATTAGCTGTGGTGACCACCAATCCTGCTAAAGTTTCCGGAGGAGCAAGTGTTTTTCATTGTTCGGGGAAAGAGGAAATGGATACCATGACAGCGAACCTCGAAGCGATCCTTGATGGAATAGCGCATGCACTGGGTGAAGAGTTATATATTATTGTAAAGCACTGA
- the ypeB gene encoding germination protein YpeB, whose amino-acid sequence MVRNVIIVILVIALAGTGYWGYQEHKEKTAVLINAENTYQKSFHELTYEIDLLHDEIGSTLAMNSRKSLSPSLAEVWRITAEARQNVGQLPLALLPFNKTEEFLANVGNFSYKAAVRDLEKEPLTDTEYKALENLYKEAGDVQEDLRKVQHMVLKNNLRWMDVELALASGKENGDNTIIDGFKTVEKTVSGYDETDFGPGFVDMKKNDANFNNLPGKKITKKEAVSIAKKYIGFDGNAKTKVTDNGKGSDYGFYSVTVNNQDTGMEAMMDITQKGGYPIWFLNNRPVNKASISLNDAGNRALAFLKENGFASMELFESAQYDSVGVFTFVTKIDDIRVYPDSVKVKIALDDGTPVGLSAEDYWKNHKNRKPEKPALPLAEARKKINPKLTVMEERQAIIVNDVRQEVLCYEFLGTLGDDSYRIYINAMNGDEEKIDKLKEAEELYEDAL is encoded by the coding sequence ATGGTTAGAAACGTGATAATCGTAATCCTTGTAATTGCCCTAGCTGGAACCGGCTACTGGGGTTATCAGGAACATAAAGAAAAGACAGCAGTACTGATTAACGCTGAAAACACCTATCAGAAGTCGTTTCATGAACTTACCTATGAAATCGATTTACTTCACGATGAGATAGGATCAACGCTAGCAATGAATTCCCGTAAGTCATTATCTCCTTCTCTGGCTGAAGTATGGAGAATTACGGCTGAAGCCCGCCAGAATGTGGGGCAACTTCCCTTGGCGCTGCTTCCATTCAATAAGACAGAGGAATTCCTTGCTAATGTAGGTAACTTTAGTTACAAGGCAGCTGTAAGAGATTTGGAAAAAGAACCTTTAACCGATACAGAATATAAAGCCCTTGAAAACTTGTATAAGGAGGCAGGCGACGTCCAAGAGGATTTACGCAAAGTTCAGCATATGGTCCTGAAAAATAATCTTCGCTGGATGGATGTAGAGCTTGCACTGGCTTCCGGAAAGGAAAACGGGGACAATACCATTATTGATGGATTTAAAACGGTTGAAAAAACAGTCTCCGGTTATGATGAAACTGATTTTGGGCCAGGTTTTGTTGATATGAAGAAAAATGATGCTAACTTTAATAATCTTCCTGGCAAAAAAATCACAAAAAAAGAAGCGGTCTCTATTGCAAAAAAATACATCGGATTTGATGGGAATGCTAAAACAAAGGTGACGGATAATGGTAAAGGGTCTGATTACGGTTTTTACTCCGTTACCGTAAACAATCAGGATACCGGAATGGAAGCGATGATGGATATTACTCAGAAAGGCGGGTATCCAATTTGGTTCTTAAATAATAGGCCAGTTAATAAGGCATCCATTTCCTTAAATGATGCTGGCAATAGGGCACTCGCATTTCTCAAGGAAAATGGTTTTGCTTCAATGGAACTATTTGAAAGTGCCCAATACGATTCTGTTGGCGTTTTTACATTTGTTACTAAAATAGATGACATTAGAGTTTATCCCGACTCGGTTAAAGTGAAAATTGCCCTGGACGATGGCACGCCTGTCGGATTATCTGCTGAAGATTATTGGAAGAACCATAAGAATCGAAAGCCTGAAAAACCAGCACTGCCTCTTGCGGAAGCCAGGAAGAAAATCAATCCAAAGCTAACAGTTATGGAGGAACGGCAGGCAATCATTGTCAATGATGTTAGACAAGAAGTACTTTGTTATGAATTCCTTGGTACCCTTGGTGATGATTCATACCGGATTTACATTAATGCAATGAATGGGGATGAGGAGAAGATTGACAAACTGAAAGAAGCCGAAGAATTATACGAAGATGCTTTATAG
- a CDS encoding NAD(P)H-dependent glycerol-3-phosphate dehydrogenase — MQSGEIAVLGAGSWGTALAIVLADNGHNVKLWSHNPDQVQEINESRTNAKYLPGIEIPALIEAVSSISDALQGTDTVVLAVPTKAIREVVGKMKSVQNSPVTVVHVSKGIEPDSLLRISEMIQEEMPSESVKAIVVLSGPSHAEEVSLRHPTTVTVSSENMEEAERIQDLFINQNFRVYTNPDVIGVEIGGALKNIIALAAGITDGLGFGDNAKAALMTRGLAEIARLGTKMGANPLTFSGLAGIGDLIVTCTSVHSRNWRAGNMLGKGQTLEDVLNNMGMVVEGVRTTKAAHQLAAKYEVEMPIADTLYKVLFEGLPAKDAADLLMARNRTHEMEDLTNILNDN, encoded by the coding sequence ATGCAGAGTGGGGAAATCGCTGTATTAGGTGCTGGCAGCTGGGGAACAGCACTTGCAATCGTGCTTGCTGATAACGGGCATAACGTAAAATTATGGAGCCACAACCCTGACCAAGTACAAGAAATTAATGAATCAAGGACAAATGCAAAATATTTGCCTGGAATCGAAATACCAGCCTTAATCGAAGCTGTGTCTTCGATAAGTGATGCACTACAGGGCACTGATACCGTTGTTTTAGCCGTACCAACAAAAGCAATAAGAGAAGTTGTTGGCAAAATGAAATCGGTACAAAACTCGCCCGTGACGGTTGTACATGTGAGTAAAGGAATTGAGCCGGATTCCCTGCTTCGGATTTCGGAAATGATCCAAGAGGAAATGCCATCTGAATCTGTAAAAGCAATTGTTGTGTTATCAGGACCTAGTCATGCGGAGGAAGTTAGCTTAAGGCACCCGACAACGGTCACTGTTTCTTCAGAGAATATGGAAGAGGCAGAGCGGATACAAGATTTGTTTATCAACCAAAACTTCAGAGTATATACCAATCCAGATGTTATCGGTGTTGAAATAGGCGGTGCATTGAAAAATATTATAGCCTTAGCTGCAGGAATTACAGATGGGCTTGGTTTTGGGGATAATGCCAAAGCAGCGTTAATGACTAGGGGGCTCGCGGAAATAGCAAGGCTTGGCACGAAAATGGGAGCCAATCCATTAACTTTTTCGGGGCTGGCTGGTATCGGTGATTTAATCGTAACCTGTACAAGTGTTCATTCAAGGAACTGGCGGGCTGGAAATATGCTAGGCAAAGGGCAAACTCTTGAAGATGTACTTAACAACATGGGAATGGTTGTTGAGGGGGTGCGGACAACTAAGGCTGCGCACCAGCTGGCAGCGAAATATGAAGTTGAGATGCCGATTGCTGATACATTATATAAAGTGCTATTTGAAGGGCTTCCTGCCAAGGATGCGGCTGATTTGTTGATGGCCCGCAACAGGACACACGAGATGGAAGACTTAACGAATATCTTAAATGACAATTAA
- a CDS encoding YphA family membrane protein: MAGLLFYLTAWCLWIYSTFFLERKSPQRLGIAIAILAVIILAPYQVQVMSLNINIGSLLLFFYSLSFLRGEKVSDIAYFYVCSLILSIAYGVIQMFFLFDPVIFFVDKDILSAFIMGILAIFLRNSLAKRFLLVLFASLQGEFLTSIVLVQFGFPYEAGGYVFLDYTATAGLLIIFWSAFETTASILGTIFKPIERGNKLPHD, translated from the coding sequence ATGGCAGGTCTTTTGTTTTATCTAACTGCATGGTGTCTATGGATTTATTCAACCTTTTTTCTTGAACGTAAATCGCCCCAAAGGCTGGGCATAGCTATCGCTATTCTGGCAGTCATTATTCTTGCGCCTTACCAAGTGCAGGTAATGAGCCTAAATATTAACATTGGCTCTCTGTTGCTCTTTTTCTACTCACTTTCTTTTTTAAGAGGAGAAAAGGTGTCAGACATTGCATATTTTTATGTCTGCTCATTAATACTCTCGATTGCATACGGTGTCATTCAGATGTTTTTCCTTTTTGACCCGGTTATCTTTTTTGTTGATAAAGATATTCTTTCTGCTTTTATCATGGGAATCCTCGCAATTTTCTTAAGAAACTCGCTCGCAAAACGTTTCCTTTTAGTTTTATTTGCATCATTGCAAGGCGAATTCCTCACTTCAATTGTTCTTGTGCAGTTTGGATTTCCGTATGAGGCTGGCGGGTACGTTTTTTTGGATTATACCGCCACAGCAGGTTTATTGATCATTTTTTGGAGTGCTTTCGAAACAACTGCTTCTATCTTAGGAACTATTTTTAAACCAATTGAAAGGGGCAATAAGCTTCCTCATGACTGA
- the der gene encoding ribosome biogenesis GTPase Der, with product MVKPTIAIVGRPNVGKSTIFNRIVGERVSIVEDIPGVTRDRLYSSAEWLAHDFNIIDTGGIDIGDEPFLEQIRQQAEIAIEEADVIIFIVNGREGVTAADEEVAKILYKTKKPVVLAVNKIDNPEMRAEIYDFYALGFGEPFPISGSHGLGLGDLLDEAAKHFPKVEEVDFPEDAIKFSLIGRPNVGKSSLVNALLGEERVIVSDIAGTTRDAIDSLYEFDGQEYVIIDTAGMRKRGKVYESTEKYSVLRALRAIERSDVVLVVLNAEEGIQEQDKNIAGYAHEAGRAVVLVVNKWDAIEKDEKTMKEFELKIKDHFKFLDYAPIVFLSAKTKKRVHSLLPVINMASENHSMRVQTNVLNDIITDAVAMNPTPTDKGRRLKIYYTTQVAVKPPTFVVFVNDPEMMHFSYQRFLENRIRDAFGFEGTPIKIFARERK from the coding sequence ATGGTAAAACCAACAATTGCAATTGTCGGACGGCCGAACGTAGGCAAATCAACGATTTTCAATAGAATAGTCGGAGAAAGAGTCTCTATTGTAGAGGATATTCCAGGCGTGACCAGGGATCGTCTCTATAGTTCTGCAGAATGGCTTGCACATGATTTCAATATTATTGATACAGGCGGCATAGATATCGGCGATGAACCCTTCCTTGAGCAAATCCGCCAGCAGGCCGAAATTGCTATTGAAGAAGCAGATGTCATTATTTTTATTGTGAATGGCCGTGAAGGCGTTACAGCTGCCGACGAAGAAGTGGCAAAGATACTTTACAAAACGAAAAAGCCAGTTGTTCTGGCAGTAAATAAAATCGATAATCCGGAAATGAGAGCGGAGATTTACGATTTTTATGCACTTGGCTTTGGCGAGCCTTTTCCAATTTCAGGCTCTCATGGTCTTGGTCTGGGTGACCTTCTTGATGAAGCTGCAAAACATTTTCCAAAAGTTGAGGAAGTAGATTTTCCTGAAGATGCTATTAAATTCAGCTTAATCGGGCGTCCGAATGTCGGAAAGTCTTCCCTGGTAAATGCCTTGCTAGGGGAAGAGCGGGTCATTGTCAGTGATATTGCCGGTACAACCCGTGATGCAATTGACTCGTTGTATGAATTTGATGGACAGGAATATGTCATTATCGATACAGCAGGGATGAGAAAAAGAGGCAAGGTATATGAAAGCACTGAAAAATATAGTGTACTCCGTGCACTAAGGGCGATTGAACGGTCAGATGTTGTCCTGGTGGTATTGAATGCCGAAGAAGGTATTCAGGAACAGGATAAGAATATTGCTGGATATGCCCATGAAGCGGGCAGAGCGGTAGTTTTAGTCGTAAATAAATGGGATGCCATTGAAAAAGATGAGAAAACCATGAAAGAGTTTGAACTTAAAATTAAGGACCATTTCAAATTTCTTGACTATGCTCCAATTGTCTTTTTATCTGCTAAAACAAAGAAAAGGGTTCATTCGCTGTTACCTGTAATCAACATGGCAAGTGAAAATCATTCGATGAGGGTGCAAACGAATGTACTGAACGACATCATAACAGATGCGGTTGCCATGAATCCTACTCCAACTGATAAAGGGCGCAGGTTAAAAATTTACTATACGACTCAGGTAGCCGTGAAGCCGCCTACATTTGTCGTTTTTGTAAATGACCCTGAAATGATGCACTTTTCTTATCAACGTTTCCTCGAGAACAGAATCCGTGACGCATTCGGCTTTGAAGGCACACCTATCAAAATATTTGCAAGAGAAAGAAAATAA
- the spoIVA gene encoding stage IV sporulation protein A → MERVDIFKDIAERTGGDIYLGVVGAVRTGKSTFIKKFMELVVLPNMANEADRARTQDELPQSAAGKTIMTTEPKFVPNQAATVFVDEGLEVNIRLVDCVGYTVPGAKGYEDENGPRMITTPWYEEPIPFHEAAEIGTRKVIQEHSTIGVVITTDGTIGEIPRSSYLEAEERVINELKEVGKPFIMVVNSAQPYHPNTEALRASLAEKYDIPVLAMSVEGMREGDVLNVLREALYEFPVIEVNVNLPSWVMVLRENHWLRQSYQEAVRETVKDIKRLRDVDRVVTQFSDFEFIERAGLAGIEMGQGVAEIDLYAPDELYDEILKEIVGVEIRGKDHLLELMQEFAHAKAEYDHISDALKMVKQTGYGIASPSLADMSLEEPEIIRQGARFGVRLKAVAPSIHMLKVDVESEFAPIIGTEKQSEELVRYLMQDFEDDPLSIWNSDIFGRSLSSIVREGIQAKISLMPENARYKLKETLERIINEGSGGLIAIIL, encoded by the coding sequence TTGGAAAGGGTAGATATTTTTAAAGATATTGCTGAACGTACAGGCGGCGATATTTATCTGGGGGTTGTTGGGGCTGTCCGCACCGGCAAATCCACATTTATCAAAAAGTTCATGGAACTCGTAGTACTGCCAAATATGGCAAATGAGGCGGACCGGGCAAGAACGCAGGATGAGCTGCCGCAAAGTGCGGCGGGCAAGACAATCATGACTACTGAGCCAAAATTCGTCCCAAATCAGGCCGCAACAGTGTTTGTCGACGAGGGGCTTGAGGTAAATATCCGTCTGGTAGATTGTGTTGGCTACACAGTCCCAGGTGCAAAAGGGTATGAGGACGAAAATGGTCCGAGGATGATAACCACACCATGGTATGAAGAACCTATCCCGTTCCATGAGGCTGCTGAAATCGGAACGAGAAAGGTCATCCAGGAACATTCGACAATCGGGGTAGTTATCACAACGGATGGGACGATTGGGGAAATTCCGCGCAGCTCCTACCTGGAAGCTGAGGAACGAGTTATCAATGAACTTAAAGAGGTTGGCAAGCCGTTCATTATGGTGGTAAACAGTGCCCAGCCGTATCATCCGAATACGGAAGCACTTCGAGCCAGCCTTGCTGAAAAGTATGATATTCCAGTACTCGCTATGAGTGTTGAAGGTATGCGGGAAGGAGACGTACTCAATGTATTGAGAGAAGCGCTTTATGAATTCCCTGTCATTGAAGTAAATGTTAACCTTCCAAGCTGGGTTATGGTACTCAGGGAAAATCATTGGCTTCGTCAAAGCTATCAGGAAGCTGTGAGGGAAACGGTTAAGGATATTAAAAGATTAAGAGACGTGGACCGTGTTGTAACCCAATTCAGTGATTTCGAATTCATTGAAAGGGCGGGGCTTGCCGGAATAGAAATGGGCCAGGGTGTCGCAGAAATCGATTTATATGCACCTGATGAACTTTACGACGAAATCCTTAAGGAAATAGTCGGAGTGGAGATCAGGGGCAAGGATCACCTGCTTGAGTTAATGCAGGAGTTTGCACATGCGAAAGCAGAATATGACCATATTTCCGATGCACTTAAAATGGTCAAACAAACAGGGTATGGAATTGCTTCTCCTTCATTGGCGGATATGAGCCTCGAAGAGCCAGAAATCATCAGGCAGGGTGCCAGGTTTGGAGTCAGGCTGAAAGCCGTTGCCCCATCCATTCATATGCTAAAGGTAGATGTTGAATCAGAATTTGCCCCAATTATCGGGACAGAAAAACAAAGCGAAGAATTGGTTCGCTACCTTATGCAGGATTTCGAGGACGATCCGCTTTCTATCTGGAATTCAGATATTTTTGGCAGAAGCCTCAGCTCCATTGTCAGGGAGGGTATCCAGGCGAAAATTTCGCTTATGCCTGAGAACGCCCGCTATAAGCTAAAAGAAACGCTGGAGCGCATTATTAACGAAGGATCGGGCGGTCTGATTGCGATCATACTCTAA